One Triticum dicoccoides isolate Atlit2015 ecotype Zavitan chromosome 5B, WEW_v2.0, whole genome shotgun sequence genomic window carries:
- the LOC119311295 gene encoding O-acyltransferase WSD1-like isoform X2 translates to MDASSVSPSIASVPTSRLLPIRTPRSAPAEWTTTDDFSAATEEEPVTPTARLMEGIYIVVTIGLGSPVNLPVFSAGVAAELARFPRFRSIQVADGSKDGNNPRWARTAVNVEDHMIVPTIDTAAVEADPDRAVEDYVASVYTLPMDRSRPLWEFHFLDFPTSEAASTVVGRMHHSLGDGMSLITLLLASTRSAADPTRLPAMPEQPARTGAIYAPRRREPSSDGVLAAFIAWIWPYLVLAWNTMVDVSLFAATTVFLRDPCTPFRRAEGDVSLNPCRRFVHRSLSLDDVKFIKNAMSCTVNDVLVGATSAALSRYYFRKSGGTDTCRTWLRSVLLVNTRPTASLQTYTNMIESGRSNDVAWGNQLGYILLPFHLAMHDDPLAYVRKAKMIVDRKKSSLEAIFTCKTSEVFVKMFGLKAGAFIFRRMFANTTISFSNLVGPTEKIELCGHPVVFIAPSVYGVPQALIVHYQSYNNTIKIVLSVDEEIFPDYSQLLDDFVVSFGLIKDAASRLSEFIKKE, encoded by the exons ATGGACGCTAGCAGTGTTAGCCCCTCGATAGCCTCCGTGCCAACTAGCCGATTGCTCCCGATACGCACGCCGAGATCGGCACCGGCCGAATGGACGACGACGGACGATTTCTCGGCGGCTACGGAGGAGGAGCCTGTCACCCCTACTGCAAGACTCATGGAAGGTATATACATCGTCGTTACCATCGGCCTTGGTTCGCCCGTAAACCTACCAGTCTTCAGCGCTGGCGTTGCCGCGGAACTTGCCCGTTTCCCACGCTTCCGCAGCATCCAG GTCGCAGACGGGTCAAAGGACGGCAACAACCCGCGGTGGGCGCGCACGGCGGTGAACGTGGAAGACCACATGATCGTCCCGACGATTGACACCGCCGCAGTAGAGGCCGACCCGGACCGGGCCGTGGAGGACTACGTGGCCTCAGTTTACACGCTCCCCATGGACCGCTCCCGCCCTCTATGGGAGTTCCACTTCCTCGACTTCCCGACCTCTGAGGCGGCCTCCACCGTAGTGGGCCGCATGCACCACTCCCTCGGCGACGGTATGTCGCTCATCACACTCCTCCTGGCGTCCACGCGCAGCGCCGCCGACCCGACGCGCCTGCCGGCCATGCCAGAGCAGCCGGCGCGCACAGGCGCCATCTACGCGCCGCGGCGTCGGGAGCCGTCATCCGATGGCGTCCTAGCGGCGTTCATCGCGTGGATCTGGCCGTATCTCGTGCTCGCATGGAACACCATGGTGGACGTGAGCTTATTCGCTGCGACGACTGTGTTCCTGAGGGACCCATGCACACCCTTCAGACGTGCTGAGGGCGACGTCTCGTTGAACCCCTGCAGGCGCTTCGTGCACCGGAGCCTTAGCTTGGACGACGTCAAGTTCATCAAGAACGCCATGAGTTGC ACTGTCAATGATGTGCTGGTTGGGGCAACTTCCGCTGCTCTGTCACGCTATTACTTTCGAAAGTCTG GTGGCACTGACACCTGCAGAACATGGTTGCGGTCTGTCCTCCTTGTCAACACAAGGCCAACCGCTAGCCTACAA ACATATACTAATATGATAGAATCGGGTAGGAGCAACGATGTGGCATGGGGAAATCAACTAGGCTACATCCTCCTTCCATTTCATTTAGCGATGCACGATGATCCACTTGCATATGTTCGCAAGGCTAAGATGATCGTGGACAGGAAAAAGAGCTCACTTGAAGCTATCTTCACATGTAAGACAAGTGAAGTTTTTGTGAAAATGTTTGGTTTGAAG GCAGGCGCTTTTATCTTCCGCCGTATGTTCGCCAATACAACTATTTCATTCTCAAACCTGGTTGGACCAACCGAAAAAATAGAGTTGTGTGGGCATCCAGTTGTCTTCATTGCGCCTAGCGTTTATGGAGTTCCGCAA GCTTTGATTGTGCACTACCAGAGTTATAATAACACTATTAAGATAGTTTTATCAGTTGATGAGGAAATATTTCCAGATTATAGTCAACTTTTGGATGACTTTGTCGTGTCCTTCGGGCTCATTAAGGATGCGGCTTCAAGGCTTTCAGAATTCATCAAGAAAGAGTAA
- the LOC119311295 gene encoding O-acyltransferase WSD1-like isoform X1 produces the protein MDASSVSPSIASVPTSRLLPIRTPRSAPAEWTTTDDFSAATEEEPVTPTARLMEGIYIVVTIGLGSPVNLPVFSAGVAAELARFPRFRSIQVADGSKDGNNPRWARTAVNVEDHMIVPTIDTAAVEADPDRAVEDYVASVYTLPMDRSRPLWEFHFLDFPTSEAASTVVGRMHHSLGDGMSLITLLLASTRSAADPTRLPAMPEQPARTGAIYAPRRREPSSDGVLAAFIAWIWPYLVLAWNTMVDVSLFAATTVFLRDPCTPFRRAEGDVSLNPCRRFVHRSLSLDDVKFIKNAMSCTVNDVLVGATSAALSRYYFRKSGGTDTCRTWLRSVLLVNTRPTASLQTYTNMIESGRSNDVAWGNQLGYILLPFHLAMHDDPLAYVRKAKMIVDRKKSSLEAIFTCKTSEVFVKMFGLKQAGAFIFRRMFANTTISFSNLVGPTEKIELCGHPVVFIAPSVYGVPQALIVHYQSYNNTIKIVLSVDEEIFPDYSQLLDDFVVSFGLIKDAASRLSEFIKKE, from the exons ATGGACGCTAGCAGTGTTAGCCCCTCGATAGCCTCCGTGCCAACTAGCCGATTGCTCCCGATACGCACGCCGAGATCGGCACCGGCCGAATGGACGACGACGGACGATTTCTCGGCGGCTACGGAGGAGGAGCCTGTCACCCCTACTGCAAGACTCATGGAAGGTATATACATCGTCGTTACCATCGGCCTTGGTTCGCCCGTAAACCTACCAGTCTTCAGCGCTGGCGTTGCCGCGGAACTTGCCCGTTTCCCACGCTTCCGCAGCATCCAG GTCGCAGACGGGTCAAAGGACGGCAACAACCCGCGGTGGGCGCGCACGGCGGTGAACGTGGAAGACCACATGATCGTCCCGACGATTGACACCGCCGCAGTAGAGGCCGACCCGGACCGGGCCGTGGAGGACTACGTGGCCTCAGTTTACACGCTCCCCATGGACCGCTCCCGCCCTCTATGGGAGTTCCACTTCCTCGACTTCCCGACCTCTGAGGCGGCCTCCACCGTAGTGGGCCGCATGCACCACTCCCTCGGCGACGGTATGTCGCTCATCACACTCCTCCTGGCGTCCACGCGCAGCGCCGCCGACCCGACGCGCCTGCCGGCCATGCCAGAGCAGCCGGCGCGCACAGGCGCCATCTACGCGCCGCGGCGTCGGGAGCCGTCATCCGATGGCGTCCTAGCGGCGTTCATCGCGTGGATCTGGCCGTATCTCGTGCTCGCATGGAACACCATGGTGGACGTGAGCTTATTCGCTGCGACGACTGTGTTCCTGAGGGACCCATGCACACCCTTCAGACGTGCTGAGGGCGACGTCTCGTTGAACCCCTGCAGGCGCTTCGTGCACCGGAGCCTTAGCTTGGACGACGTCAAGTTCATCAAGAACGCCATGAGTTGC ACTGTCAATGATGTGCTGGTTGGGGCAACTTCCGCTGCTCTGTCACGCTATTACTTTCGAAAGTCTG GTGGCACTGACACCTGCAGAACATGGTTGCGGTCTGTCCTCCTTGTCAACACAAGGCCAACCGCTAGCCTACAA ACATATACTAATATGATAGAATCGGGTAGGAGCAACGATGTGGCATGGGGAAATCAACTAGGCTACATCCTCCTTCCATTTCATTTAGCGATGCACGATGATCCACTTGCATATGTTCGCAAGGCTAAGATGATCGTGGACAGGAAAAAGAGCTCACTTGAAGCTATCTTCACATGTAAGACAAGTGAAGTTTTTGTGAAAATGTTTGGTTTGAAG CAGGCAGGCGCTTTTATCTTCCGCCGTATGTTCGCCAATACAACTATTTCATTCTCAAACCTGGTTGGACCAACCGAAAAAATAGAGTTGTGTGGGCATCCAGTTGTCTTCATTGCGCCTAGCGTTTATGGAGTTCCGCAA GCTTTGATTGTGCACTACCAGAGTTATAATAACACTATTAAGATAGTTTTATCAGTTGATGAGGAAATATTTCCAGATTATAGTCAACTTTTGGATGACTTTGTCGTGTCCTTCGGGCTCATTAAGGATGCGGCTTCAAGGCTTTCAGAATTCATCAAGAAAGAGTAA
- the LOC119311295 gene encoding O-acyltransferase WSD1-like isoform X3: MDASSVSPSIASVPTSRLLPIRTPRSAPAEWTTTDDFSAATEEEPVTPTARLMEGIYIVVTIGLGSPVNLPVFSAGVAAELARFPRFRSIQVADGSKDGNNPRWARTAVNVEDHMIVPTIDTAAVEADPDRAVEDYVASVYTLPMDRSRPLWEFHFLDFPTSEAASTVVGRMHHSLGDGMSLITLLLASTRSAADPTRLPAMPEQPARTGAIYAPRRREPSSDGVLAAFIAWIWPYLVLAWNTMVDVSLFAATTVFLRDPCTPFRRAEGDVSLNPCRRFVHRSLSLDDVKFIKNAMSCTVNDVLVGATSAALSRYYFRKSGGTDTCRTWLRSVLLVNTRPTASLQTYTNMIESGRSNDVAWGNQLGYILLPFHLAMHDDPLAYVRKAKMIVDRKKSSLEAIFTCRRFYLPPYVRQYNYFILKPGWTNRKNRVVWASSCLHCA, from the exons ATGGACGCTAGCAGTGTTAGCCCCTCGATAGCCTCCGTGCCAACTAGCCGATTGCTCCCGATACGCACGCCGAGATCGGCACCGGCCGAATGGACGACGACGGACGATTTCTCGGCGGCTACGGAGGAGGAGCCTGTCACCCCTACTGCAAGACTCATGGAAGGTATATACATCGTCGTTACCATCGGCCTTGGTTCGCCCGTAAACCTACCAGTCTTCAGCGCTGGCGTTGCCGCGGAACTTGCCCGTTTCCCACGCTTCCGCAGCATCCAG GTCGCAGACGGGTCAAAGGACGGCAACAACCCGCGGTGGGCGCGCACGGCGGTGAACGTGGAAGACCACATGATCGTCCCGACGATTGACACCGCCGCAGTAGAGGCCGACCCGGACCGGGCCGTGGAGGACTACGTGGCCTCAGTTTACACGCTCCCCATGGACCGCTCCCGCCCTCTATGGGAGTTCCACTTCCTCGACTTCCCGACCTCTGAGGCGGCCTCCACCGTAGTGGGCCGCATGCACCACTCCCTCGGCGACGGTATGTCGCTCATCACACTCCTCCTGGCGTCCACGCGCAGCGCCGCCGACCCGACGCGCCTGCCGGCCATGCCAGAGCAGCCGGCGCGCACAGGCGCCATCTACGCGCCGCGGCGTCGGGAGCCGTCATCCGATGGCGTCCTAGCGGCGTTCATCGCGTGGATCTGGCCGTATCTCGTGCTCGCATGGAACACCATGGTGGACGTGAGCTTATTCGCTGCGACGACTGTGTTCCTGAGGGACCCATGCACACCCTTCAGACGTGCTGAGGGCGACGTCTCGTTGAACCCCTGCAGGCGCTTCGTGCACCGGAGCCTTAGCTTGGACGACGTCAAGTTCATCAAGAACGCCATGAGTTGC ACTGTCAATGATGTGCTGGTTGGGGCAACTTCCGCTGCTCTGTCACGCTATTACTTTCGAAAGTCTG GTGGCACTGACACCTGCAGAACATGGTTGCGGTCTGTCCTCCTTGTCAACACAAGGCCAACCGCTAGCCTACAA ACATATACTAATATGATAGAATCGGGTAGGAGCAACGATGTGGCATGGGGAAATCAACTAGGCTACATCCTCCTTCCATTTCATTTAGCGATGCACGATGATCCACTTGCATATGTTCGCAAGGCTAAGATGATCGTGGACAGGAAAAAGAGCTCACTTGAAGCTATCTTCACAT GCAGGCGCTTTTATCTTCCGCCGTATGTTCGCCAATACAACTATTTCATTCTCAAACCTGGTTGGACCAACCGAAAAAATAGAGTTGTGTGGGCATCCAGTTGTCTTCATTGCGCCTAG